TTCATGGTTCTGGGAAAAAGAATGACTTCTAGTGTGTGACACCAATGATGTTTAACATTTCAAAATATCCAAAATGTGCAGGCTAAATCAGCCATATCAGCTCAAAGATGATGGTGACTTCCCTCCTCTAGCCAGCTGACTGCTGTGAATAGCAACATTTCACTACATAAAGGAGGGAACAGACATGGGGAGACTATCCAACAACAAATGCTAACAACCATTTGGAGCAGTTGCTTGAGCAGCATTGCCGAGGTGTAAATAATACTCTTATTGATTGGGTGGTGAATTAGCATACTGTACATTCTAATTGACCTTTTGCAATGCTTGTTTGGCACCACATCATGGTGGAATTTAATCAGATCACCATTTCGTTCCCGTATTTGAAACTGGTTTTTTTATCTCTGCAGGTTTCTGAAGTGAGAAAGCCATGTATTTGTTCACTGGGAAATTGATTCGACGCATCAACATCTTTGTTTTGACGGTAAAACTGCTTCAGGTCCAATTTTTTTCCCCTTCCACTTTCCACTTTGCTCAACATGTTCTTCTTCACCATGAACTTGTAGTTTCCGATTTGTGTGAACTGCTGCACGCTAGATGTGTTTCAGTGTGCGTTCATACAAAATCCTCATCTTGTCAGCTGATCCAAATATACAATTCGTTTGTTACTCATGAGCATACCGGATTTAGTGTATGGTAGCGAAAACATTACTTGTACTTGGGACACATTCATATTGATCGATACTTGGACTAATTTAGGCGGAAATTGCAGCATTTAATTTAGTCCATTTTATGAGCCCACAACATTGAAGCAATTTccaaattatttttcttgtgttGGTTCTGTAAATGATAATGTTGATGGAGCTCCTGAACCCAATCACCAACCACAAGTCGCACGCCAATGAACAATAAGGATTATTTATGGAGGAAGGAGTCTGCTATTCGAATCATATCTGCGCCATACACTGATTGTATAAAGAtggttttgaagaaaaaaaaaatcaaaaatcgaAAATTAGGGAAAGAATCACTCGGTTATGAACAGTTTACGAGAAAGAATCGCATCCGTCCGATCCTGAGCGGCTACACCAAATCTAACGGATCCTGTTGCCTGTACACCTCGAGTTGTCATCGTTGACCTTTCAATCATTATGCGACCGTAGTGGAGGCCGCTGTGACGCTCATAGCAGAGAACCTGGCCGTGCGTTCCGCCTCGACTGCAGCCGCCCACCGCCGGCAGATTCGACTCAGCGCCGCCGCCTTCCGCCTCGCCCGTTCCGTCCCCGCCCCCATCAGTTCCCAGATCACCCACTCGATCCCCGGCACCGCCGCCAGCTCTGCCACTATCGACGCCCCCGTTCGTCGGCACACCGCCACCAGCGCCGCCGCCGCGCTCTCCCTCGCCCAGTCCGAACCCCGCCGAAGCACCCCGACCAACCGGGCCACCGCCCCCTCCGCCTCCGCCACGGCTTCCGCCCCGCCCCTCCTCGCCACCGCCGCCAGCACCGCTGACGCCTCCTCCGCGACCTCGGGTTCTCCCGCGGTCTCCAGCGCTGCTGCCACTACCCCGCCCTCCACCAGGCGCCCGGTATTCTCTCGGTCCCCGGCAAGGCTCAGGATGGCGGCCATGGCGTCCTTCTTCGCGCTGGCGGGGCCATCGCGCGCCATCTGCACCAGCACCTCCACCATGCGGGGGTGCCGCGCGAGCCGCCGACGGTAGGAGTGGACGGAGCAGAGACTGAGCACGGTGGCGGCGGCGTTCTCCTTTGCTCGCCACGTGGTGCCCTCTGCTAGGACGTGGACGACGCCGTCGACGGCGCCGTCCGCGTGCATGATACGCCGTTTGTTGGCCTCCAAGATCGACAGATTGAGCAGCGCGGTCACGGCGTTGACCTGTAGCCCAGCGTCGGCTGACCGGAGCAGCGGGAGGAGCAGGGGGATTGCGCCGGCCTCCGCCACTAAGGCGCGGTTGTCGGACCCGTGCTTGGCCAGTAGCCGCAGCTCGTGGACGAGCCGGTGTGCGGCCTCCGTCGAAGGTGCTGTCGCGAGCTCCTCCACGAGGAAGGACGCCGTCATCCTTGCCGCCTCGAGCGCCGCTTTGTTGGTCCCGGCGGTGACGCCATCGGCATCATCCTGCCTGTCGCTGGTGCTGGTAATGGTGTCAGCTACGTCGTAGGCAAGGTTGTTGTCGCGGCACCAGCGGGCGATGAGGTTTTTGAGGGCGCGGTTGGGCAGGAGCTCGAGGTACGGAAGGGCCTGGCCGGACTTGGGGCAGGTAGCGTGGCCGGAGCCGATCCACCGGTCGATGGACTCTCGGTCGTATGTCTGCCCGGTAGCCACCACTACCGGGTCCCGCATCAGGTCCAGCGATATCGGGCACCGGAAGTCCGCCGGCACTGCGAGGTCCTCCGCCTCGGAGAAGGGCGACTTGTGGCCACCGGCGCCGATGGAAGAGTCCGATCTGGGAGTCGACGCGCCGAAGAGGACGCACTTAGCATAGCGGAGAATCGAAGCTAAAGCCACCATCCCCGGCACCCACCTGTCGTCTACCACGCGGTCGGCGATGTCGCGCTCGACGCGTTCGATCTCGTGGCGGCAGCTCCGCGCACCGTCGAGGCTAAGCCGCCGGAAGATCCCCCGCAGCGCGCCCCGATCGGGTACCGTTCCGCTCTCGACGCCTGCGACGAGCTCGAGAACATCTCGTCGGAGGGATAGGGCGGCGGGGTCGACGGCTGGTGAGGTGCGGCGGAGCTGGCGAcgaaggaggcggaggaggtcCTTCACGTCCTCGGGAACCCGAAGCTCCGCCAGCGGGAGGATGTCAAGGAATGTGGCCAGGTCGACGACCTGCTCGTGGATCTCGGCGGCGATGCGCTCGGCCCGGAAGAGGACGAAGGCGCGGCTGCGGCAGTCATGGTCGTCGAAGAGAACCTTAAGCCGGTGGAGAACAAGAAGGATCTCGCGGAAGCAGAGCGAAGCCGTGCGTGGCAGCGCAAGGTCGTGGTCGTCGTCCTCGTCTTGGACGGCGAGCAGGAGCTCCTCGAAGAGGAAGGAGAGCTGCTTGACGTTGCGGGGGACGGAGGACAAGTTGGGATTGATGCGGAGAGGGGACGACGAGGAGAAGGACGGCTGCTGGGAGGAGGATACGTCGAGCGAGAGGGAGAGGAGGTGGCGAAGGAGGTCGGCGTCGGAGGAGGGGTcgggtggcggaggaggaggggaggaagaGGGATGAGGAACAGGACGGAAAGGGGAGGTCGCCATGAATGAATGGAACGCAGTTGAGATATTCAGGAGTTGGAAGGAGAGGAAAGTCGAGGGCTCTCTTTAaacgtcgtcgtcgtcttctggTTTTGCGTGGGAGGGAGGGAGATGGGGCGATGTATGAGTTGGGAAGGAGGAAGTGCGACCGCCGCCCCCTGCTCGTGGTTATGGTTTATAGTTGGGAgaaagatggatggatggatggatggatggatgtcaGAGTGGACGTGTCCAAACGTGTTTTGATCTTTTCctcaatcaaaataaatataCCATTTATTCTTATTTCCTTAGTAGCTAAAAAGGGCATAAATTCCGGTCTTTATCGTGTCGTTCGAAAAGGTAAAACTGGCAAGACAACTGTCGACGAAGGGATCGTGAGACGAAAGTAAGGGAGACGCGCATTATAATTACGTCCAAGAGGTGACTAGACGGATGAGGTGGAAACACGAAAGGCGGCGGCGGAAAGGGTTGGGGGATACGAGGGGCGGTGACCGGGCAGGTGGCGGCTGCTTTGACCGTCAGACGGGAGCAACACGCGTATGTCGTCTCGTGAGTAGGTAATTGTCGTGGCCGCCGGATGCGGCAACCTCGTGTAAAAGGAGGCTCCCTCTCCTGAGTGGGCTCGCGATTAGCCACGTACGTTTAACGTGGATCAGATTTGTGACTGTGATGACTCGAGTGATGACGTAGGGAGAGAATCGGCGAATCCAACGTGTTAGCGTTTGACCGATACAGGATAGAGATCGTCTCGTATCCAATGCACATATTACACGCATCGTAGCGACGACTTGTCGTCGTAATGATGCTTCTTCTTATGATCGCCAGCCAGGTGTGTAATGTAATGAATGTTATATAGGTTAAGCTcagagtatattattattattattggtcttTTTAAACATAAGTATCCTCTTAACAGAATAACATTATAATACAGTGCTAATTTTATATTCGTAAGACGATGAGTTATTTAGATGAAAATAAACCCGAGTTGGACTGACTGACTCCAAAAGAAGCATCGACGATTAACCCATGTTTAATTAAGCGGAAAAAAAATAGGTTACGTGTCGTGCAAAATCAAAacaggatttttttttaatatcaagaATAGGTTACTTGTGGTGCAAAATCAAAAATAGGTCAAAATATCTATCGATCTATGTTTCCATATAAACAACAATACAATCTAAATCTTTGGTTAGAATGATAAATTTCGAGTTTTGTAAATAGTGCCTCAAGGAAAGATAAGActttccaaaaaaataaaatagataataaaaGTTCATTATGAAACCATTGACGACAGAGAAACACCATATGACCTCCTTTTTCTCTAATTTGACCTTTCGATATACATTGCTACAATATATACTATCTATCTATGTGATAAGTAATGGATAAGGCAAGCCAAGAACTCCACAAAATGATTGTTTTCGAGTAAGCCAAAAGAATCAATCATCCAATTAGTGATGATGCTTTACGAAAAGCCCATACAACTTATTAAAAGTAGTTGGCACTGCCAATCATCGTTGCTTAAACAGTGCGATGACACTGCCAACAACAGCAAGTATATTATTCTCAACATGCAACCACCATGACACTAGTAGTACATTACTTGTTGGCTTCATGAATTCCACCAGCAATGGGATTCCATTGTCATTGTCACTCACAAAAGAGAGCAATGCCATGGTGCTTAGCTACCTACTAAAAAGAAATAGCTCGTATCGTACCAATGTAAAATGTAAGATTGATTTAGAGAGAATCAATATGGGTAGtatttatctatctatctatctttgaatatagatagatagatagatagatagatagatagatagtatTCCTAGCTCAAACCGTAATGGAGATATTTGTAGTATTTTTCCTATACGCATATATCATTTGTTTACATGAAACAAATCTTTATTTTGTTGTAAGAATAATAGATTGGACGGACTATCAACTTGCACAAGGTTGGAAATAGGCGTTTAAAATCTTGTTTGATAAACTATTACAATTAAAGATGGTTTACCTTAGATTGAAAGTTTGATATCTCATCagatgagattaaaaaaaaaaattcgataCCACTCCAATATTATtaattaaacataaaaaaaaaggaacaaagtAAGAGAGAATGGCACTCACTCTTCTTCTTCAGCGTGCCACCACACCACACCACAGCCCAGCCAGCCATTCCTGCATTGAATTGGTCTGTCAGCCAGTGAAAGCTGATGTACATGTAGCCAGCCAGCTTtgacgcagagagagagagagagagagagagagagagagatgagatgaGGCCACAAGTTGATTTGTATGTGATGGTCCCATATTGAATTGGTTGGGCGGTCCAATTTGGTACACGAAAGTGTTGGTAGAGGGGGAAGGGAAGGAGGCAACGGCAGGCCATGTGGTGCGAGTGGGTGGCAcgtctccatctctctctctctttctcaagtTGGTGCGACTCCATCCATGTCGGtcacatccatccatccatccatcccctCCTCCACACTTTGTCATCAGCCTCCCGACGACTTAAAAGTTTTGGAGTTGAGAGAGGTTTTGGCTTAACAAGTCTTATTTGATCCGAGATGTTGTACTCTTTATCTTATATTCTCGATTTAGAACGGATTGATTTGATATGTAATTTTATTTTCAATccacttttgtttttcttgtaagaaatcgattgataaaaaattaataaatggaAGTAAAGTATTCGATATTCAAAAGAGAGAGATGAAAATTGAGcaaatgttatttatttatattaaagtGTACGTAGCACATCAAAATCGATCACTCTAATCCACCACTCATATGTTACTTTTTCACGGCTACAAAAGAAAAGACTTTCTATTACTGCTTTTCTATCGTTAGGCCATTGGTGCGATAAATCTTTCTATTACTACTTTTCTATCGTGAGGCCATCGGTGCGATAAATCTTCCCTTCTCGGCAAACGGTAACAACTCTGCACCAACAGCAACAGCAGTGATCTGCTCTtaccctactcacgaagcctttggctcgtaaaccattctttgcatcgatccaagattggtatccttgacaggagcactatctctactctgttgagggaaatactctattctgttgaagaaaattctttcttctaatctgtataaataggagagggacatgttaatgtattcaaactaaagttacttcaataaagcttcttcaataatcgtTCTTATCTTCTATGATAGAAGATAAcaattattaaagaagctttattgaagaaatgaaaatgctcCAATACATTAACATATTTCCTCTCCGAGATTTCTTCATATAATTGGACTTTTCTcgataccatgataaaaagaaTCAACAGTATAGTTGGGAAAATCATATCTTTTATCAATAACTACCTCATCAAAATTAAAAGGAcattgatttaaaataaaaaatcattattttatgtttttttaagttataattgcTCATAAATGACACTATTACGACATCAAATTCTTCTTAGgatactaattaattaattaattagattGAGGTTAAGAATCCATTTGGAacatttacaatattttttaaatatattttttagtattaaCAAACCAATTTTTTGCTCCTCATTTGGGTTATCAAACTACACTACTGTGCTACCTTGTACAGCCATCCATCCCCACTTGGATCATTACACCCTATGGATGGATGGAGGAAGATAGATAAGAGTCATAACCTAAATTGTGATAACAAAGGTGGCTGCAAGTTTAACTAGTTGCATAACACTTCAAAAAAGAAGGCTCCCAtaaggttttctttatttttatttttatttccttttttttttttttttttttttaaagtaaaacaaaattaaaaaaaaaatcaattttagttTGATGAATGATGAGGTGATCaaaatccatcatcatcatcattttatC
Above is a genomic segment from Musa acuminata AAA Group cultivar baxijiao chromosome BXJ3-4, Cavendish_Baxijiao_AAA, whole genome shotgun sequence containing:
- the LOC135636732 gene encoding U-box domain-containing protein 16-like isoform X1, whose product is MATSPFRPVPHPSSSPPPPPPDPSSDADLLRHLLSLSLDVSSSQQPSFSSSSPLRINPNLSSVPRNVKQLSFLFEELLLAVQDEDDDHDLALPRTASLCFREILLVLHRLKVLFDDHDCRSRAFVLFRAERIAAEIHEQVVDLATFLDILPLAELRVPEDVKDLLRLLRRQLRRTSPAVDPAALSLRRDVLELVAGVESGTVPDRGALRGIFRRLSLDGARSCRHEIERVERDIADRVVDDRWVPGMVALASILRYAKCVLFGASTPRSDSSIGAGGHKSPFSEAEDLAVPADFRCPISLDLMRDPVVVATGQTYDRESIDRWIGSGHATCPKSGQALPYLELLPNRALKNLIARWCRDNNLAYDVADTITSTSDRQDDADGVTAGTNKAALEAARMTASFLVEELATAPSTEAAHRLVHELRLLAKHGSDNRALVAEAGAIPLLLPLLRSADAGLQVNAVTALLNLSILEANKRRIMHADGAVDGVVHVLAEGTTWRAKENAAATVLSLCSVHSYRRRLARHPRMVEVLVQMARDGPASAKKDAMAAILSLAGDRENTGRLVEGGVVAAALETAGEPEVAEEASAVLAAVARRGGAEAVAEAEGAVARLVGVLRRGSDWARESAAAALVAVCRRTGASIVAELAAVPGIEWVIWELMGAGTERARRKAAALSRICRRWAAAVEAERTARFSAMSVTAASTTVA
- the LOC135636732 gene encoding U-box domain-containing protein 16-like isoform X2, with product MATSPFRPVPHPSSSPPPPPPDPSSDADLLRHLLSLSLDVSSSQQPSFSSSSPLRINPNLSSVPRNVKQLSFLFEELLLAVQDEDDDHDLALPRTASLCFREILLVLHRLKVLFDDHDCRSRAFVLFRAERIAAEIHEQVVDLATFLDILPLAELRVPEDVKDLLRLLRRQLRRTSPAVDPAALSLRRDVLELVAGVESGTVPDRGALRGIFRRLSLDGARSCRHEIERVERDIADRVVDDRSDSSIGAGGHKSPFSEAEDLAVPADFRCPISLDLMRDPVVVATGQTYDRESIDRWIGSGHATCPKSGQALPYLELLPNRALKNLIARWCRDNNLAYDVADTITSTSDRQDDADGVTAGTNKAALEAARMTASFLVEELATAPSTEAAHRLVHELRLLAKHGSDNRALVAEAGAIPLLLPLLRSADAGLQVNAVTALLNLSILEANKRRIMHADGAVDGVVHVLAEGTTWRAKENAAATVLSLCSVHSYRRRLARHPRMVEVLVQMARDGPASAKKDAMAAILSLAGDRENTGRLVEGGVVAAALETAGEPEVAEEASAVLAAVARRGGAEAVAEAEGAVARLVGVLRRGSDWARESAAAALVAVCRRTGASIVAELAAVPGIEWVIWELMGAGTERARRKAAALSRICRRWAAAVEAERTARFSAMSVTAASTTVA